The Thalassophryne amazonica unplaced genomic scaffold, fThaAma1.1, whole genome shotgun sequence DNA segment agaaaacagaataaaatagaaaaatcagaaaaaaattaaacacccCTGCATTTATATCCACAAGAAATATAATTTGAATGGATACTTATTATAGTTTTCTGGGTCCTCAACCTACCACCAAGTTATACAAGGCcagagttatttattttttttgtaagcAAACTTTGTCAAAATTAGTTTATTCACGGGGGGGGCGCCTTGAACCACCCATTTATTTGGACCTAGCCCCAAATTTAAACTATTCGAACATAGTGGCAGGCTTCAGTTACTCAGGTTTCATATAAATAGCTTTTTAAAAATTGCCCCACAGTAACAATTTTATTATTTGAATGATTGGTCAAACCAGTATTTTCATCAAGTTTGGCGaaatttcagacttttttttttttttaagcaatcctgctatcaaatggaagcaaaaaaaaaagtttgccttGGTGAAGGGAACTTATTACAGGgtcaaaaaaagaaagagaaagggggggaaaaaaagcttTTATATTCAACAcgtaatttgatattttgtttattttgtatgtCTGTATTTGTTGTTTGGTCTGTGAGCATGACAGGAAAAATTCTAAGTCCAAACtgaaaatgaaatacaaattttAGCCAAATAAGGCAACTAAGGAATTGTCTTTAAAATCAATTATCGTCTATGGCATTTTCGGATcagaaggggcggggcttggctaAGGTATTCAAATGAACACTTTTCCAGTTCCACACAGCCGAGGGCATGAGAACATCGTCATCACACCGTTGGTTCTGTTCAAACCGTCACCAGCTTCCTCAGACCACCACAGGATGGCGCTAAAGCTACAGCCACAGGTTAGCGCTCCACTGGGTGCCTGTCTAGTTGTTACGACAGAAAAACAACCTCAGCCATGTTATCACCAGAAGCACATAAGAAAAGTCACACACGGCTAACAATTTAATCTGTGAGCAAACAGTTGGACGCCAACACGCCCTGGCAGTAACCAGAAGAAAGTGTTCGTTAACTTTGACTCGAGACTCATGGAATGTGTATTTGAGCTTTAATTTGCAGCTTTAAACACATTTACCATCATTCCACACAAAGTATTGCACATAGAGTCACAGAACAAGTTACTGAGCGACAGCATAACAGACTTTTACTTTGAAAATCTACAAACAAGCCTCACAGTTCATCCAAGTCCTAAataacagaataataataataataataataataataaaacacctGGAAAAACTAAAGTGCAAAGCTGTCCCCGAGCTCGTCCGACTCCTTACAGAGGAGCTTCTGACATTAAAATTATTCTGGCTGCCCAAAAATATATCAATAATAGTACGAACCatataattataataaaataagTGATTAAAACAGGAAAATGGCAAATTTTCACATTTTAGGAAACTggaatttgctaatgtttgtttctTCCTCAATAAATTACTCTTCTTTTAAAATTATGAGTATTCATTATTCATAATTACAATTTAGATTTACATCAAGCTATCAAATATTTGATGATTTCTGAAATgtgggatttttatttattagtttagtTTTTGGCTGTACCTACTTGATATCAGTGTAaatcttttctttaaaaaaaaagacatatgacAGTGTCACCGTGAGCTccacagatgttcagcatcactttACAGATCAAATGTCTTGGAGCTACGACACTTAATTCATTAGGACGATTAAATCGACAACTGTAGACAACTGAAGAATCATTGAGTCATTGAAAATATGTATCTCCAAAATATCTAATTGCAGCATCTTAAACATGAATacttttggtttatttatttctgtCTGAGCATCTTTGGGTTGTGAACAAGATACAGATGTTGTGGCCTGTTTGGGAAACATGGATCAACATTTTTTATTCAGTCATGATGATCAATCAGGAGTTTCTCAGTAGAagaaaaactcatttacaacatAATGCTGCACATTTACTTttctaaaaatgtttttttttatctaaagtGTAAAACTGAAATTTATGAGGCATCATCAAACGCTCTGAAGAAAAGTCTCCAAATAGCACAAAACTGTCATTTCTATTGCATGTGTTTAAAAAGACGCCCCAACTTCATGGTTTGCATTTAATGTGTAATATGACAGCTATAAAAAGAACTAAACAAAAATAGAGTTAAATTGTTGAACGTCGTAGCTCATCAGGGAGAAGAAAGAAATATTTACAGGAAGGCtggaaaaagatttttttttttttaaccagggaataagcaatcatgaaaaataatttcatctgcGTTTGAGGGCACCAAAAAAATAGCAATTTAACCATTTAGTACAGAAAATAGAATTTTTCAGGACTGCTTAATGGAAAATGGGGATGGGGGCAGGGGGAACACCACTTTTTGGTTAAGTATTAATCACTTAATGACAGCCGTTAAAATAACTGATCTATTTATACATTAACACAGCATTGAAGAAAGGTTTGTGATCATTTAAGGTTTTATACATTTAATATTTTATGATGTGGAATTTAAAAGAGAAGAATTCAGGCTGCTTTACGATACATATAAAAGTGTGCACTTTCAACTCACAGTgggggtgagaaaaaaaaaatctacaatagAAATAGAAATTTCACAGAAAGcttgtgagggaaaccaccaagacaactgttagaggcttctgtggctgtgacatcTGTCTGTCACCtcaccagttatgcagcttcacAATGGAACAGGGAAGGAtttttctattaataataataataataaaaaaggtgaAATTCAGCTAACAGCACTCCCATGTCACATGAAGGCCCATGGGAGagttgagcctagatttgatctgtttttagGTTTGAAGATCCTCCTGTGTTCTGTTCAGCCCCGTGAAGTGCAGAACTGTTGGTATAACAGGTTAAAGTTACCCAATAAACAGTTTCTACagccagccacagaagcctgtagctCCTTTAGCGTTGCCATGgacgtcttggtggcttccctcacatcgTAATCCTCTTGCAGGGTCATTTTCTGAGAAAtccgagacatattcagtgacttagaaatgtccaTGTACTTTCCTGgttttgtaaaagtgatgatttatactATTATACTGTAGTAAATATGACCATGTACACCACTGTTTGGCTTTGATTATTTTTTACTTCATTTATGTGGTATCTTCACATGGAGTTCAAAGGCcattcattttagaaattttaatacaaaaaaaaaaaaatttcaatgtgAGCTTAAAGCCTAATTTTACGAATGTTTCTacaaaaaacaaattattttatttattttcactgcaGGTTTTCACGtagttctgcatttttttttatgtatatgcTTTGAATTATAGTAAATAAATTCAAATATcattaattttagaaatttgaatagaaaaaattttatttaaaacataaaaaattcTGAATATATACAAGCTGGTGGGGTCACAAACGTTTCATTTCATCGTGCTGTACAACAGATTTcaaaccaaagggtttttttgtttgtttgttttcaatgcatttctcaaaaaGTCAGCAGTGTAATCACCACAACAAAGACAACTGCCAAAACTTGTAAAAATGTCAAGAGGTGACAGTTTAAAAACATTTCATGTTCCATCACCGCTCTGAAACCCATGAAACCCAGAACAGGAAGTGGACTAACGGCACCACGTGTGTGATTAATGAGAAAACCCTCAAAGGTTTTAGAAAAAACTGTCCATGTCATCCCCAAGAGATTCCTTTCTAGAGAACACGGTATACAGAGAGagtactttaaaaataaaaatgcatcttttcttttacttttccTGCTTTAATGCGCAGTTAAACATACTTCCCGTCCTCCAGGTCCTTCTTCATGGCTTTCTTAATACGGTCGatttcatcctcctcctcctcctctgaatTGTACTGTTTTTGCTCCTTTTCTTTCTTGTCAAAGTCAGACGTGGCGGTTGTATCGGCGGAGTTGTTTTCCGGTGTCGTGGTGGACTGAAGCTCTTCTCGGATGGCGTTCAGCTCCACCAAGCCTTTGTGCAGCTGGGTGGTCACCTCCCTAATTTTGGCCGCGAACTCCGACTTGGCCCCTTTCTTGAGTATTTTGGAGTCTTTGGCCACAAAGTAGATGTCCATACCGACAAAGAGTCCAGTCAGCACACCGGTGGCCATGCTGGCGATCTGGACTGCTCTGGCTGCTGTGCTGCCGGCCACATTGGCAATCTGCACCACGCGCATGATCTCACTGGCGTTGATGAGGATGGCCTTTCCCGCCATGGCGCCGTCTTCGTAAAAGCTGCTGCTGAGCACAGGGAAGTCGCGATTGTAGGCATGCTTCCTCATCTTGATCAGGTCAAACTTACGTAAGTTTTCAATACCCTGTTTGATGAATTTCAAGCACTTGTTCAGGTCGACCATCTTCTCCTGGTAGTCCTCCACTATCTTCTCCACCTTCTTTCGGTCCATGGTGTTGTTGACCTGGTTGGAGATACCAGCACCTGCTGTGGTCAGACTACCTGCTGTGGCCACGCCCAGCCCCACAGCTGTCACGATCAAAGATGTTCCCATGGTGACCGGGGCTAGAGCTAGGCCTGCAATGGTGGCCACACCACCAATGGCACTGGTAGAGCCGCCGGTGATCTGAGCAATCTTTGTGTTCTTGTTGAACTTGTCTAGGGCGTCGGCGATGCTGTTCATGTCAATGACGTGCTGCCACAGACTCTCCGCGCGCTCTGAGAACAGTTTGTTGAAGACACGGATGCCTTTCTGCACCTTGTCCGCCGTCACTGCAAAGGCCCTGCAAAGACCAAGTTCATCAGATGAGGAAACACGGTTGTTAGACGTAGAGTGTTCACAGTACCCTCAACAGGGGGGCCACAAAAGCAGAATTTCAAACTCTACGTATATACAGTACGcaagtatatatgtatacacacacaaacatatactagctgagttacccgttctacgcACGGGTaagagagaagaattttagccatgtcattgtatatttcatgtcactttagttaaggtgtagtaagttgcattgcattgtgtgtatgttgtcattaattttcatttagtaatttgtgacattcatgagactcaagtgaatgatgattaaAAAGGTGACAGCAGGTCAGATCACTGCAATGCTGTGGGACATTTAATGTTCTtagtgtctctgcagatgtttcccagctctattacatttcatccgTTTAGCACTTGGGGTTTTTATGACCTAACGCCCGCTGCTTCTTGGGAGGCACAtcgacagtctgcatgctgtacacagcaggtacatttcaagtaaaaaaaaaacaaaaaaaaaaacacacaccttaACTCACATGCAGTGCGCACTGGCCCATTCAGATTCTAATTAAAGTCCACCCTCACCAGCTgctactacatagtaagtaaaTTGTGATGCTGCTACTTAACCCaagtaccatgtgaactgtgaaaataagggctccagtgatttaatatataaggctgaccgtgtgtgtgtgtatgtctgtttgCGCACGtgtgctttcaacctaagggctccagtgacctcccccttggtgccccagtcaccataccaagtttggtgttgattgcttaattaccatGGCTGTGCATAGATATAAGCCTGACCGTGTGTTATTCTGCATCATCAGGCATTATATGAAAGCTAGAGTTGATAGTCCCGGAGAGCTAGCAagagagctaggaagatttgaaagtagcacctctTCTAGGTTCCACCCCCACCCCATCAGTGCTCATCCAAAGCCACGCCCCCACAAAATTGAACGTGCATCTGACTGTGGGACTCAGCGGGGCAGAGGAGGGCCGACTTAGCCATTTCAGCATCGACCAAACTACCTCATGTTTCTTTCACCTGTAAAGgcccctgacatgagcatgccttTGGCTCACACACTAGCACAACCTGTctagtgctggagagtaaactcgtctttaacgggtgcaggcAGGATGTGAGGGGGGCGCcagtgcgtgctattgcgcacagagaattttgaaatgctcaaaaaaaaaaaaaaaaaaaaatctttcacgcataaatgttgtgctacgtgatgtgatctaatcgccaacatgatgtgcagctcatcaagtggagtaaagaagaagtgaacagatcaAGTGGTAATGTCAGCGGATCACattagagcgcagctcatctgaacaattataacaagtcaaatctgttataaacatactttaacagctgcacacaaatgAGCGTGGAGTGGAGCTGTGTGTCTGCAGCGGTGCTGTGTGAACTAGAGGACGCAAAGACGGCTCTGTCAGTATCAATAATGTTCCAAATAAGTATCTAATCTTGTAGCAAGTTTTAGTATCAACTTTTTTTTTGACAAACCTAAACCTGAAACCATTttcaatttgcaaaaaacaaaaaacaaaaaaaaaaaaacagcataataCCAGAAACTGTAACAATTTGAGACTTTGCTCACTTTGCTTCTTCTTTTTCCGTCATGTCTTCCACCTGAGGCGTGTCTTCCCATACTGACAAAGTAAAAACATCAAAGAATTACTGGTATGTTTTATGGACACATGAtttaaatgctaaaaaaaaaaaggtcactaaAAATAAGCagcattattatatggctgcgacgctacgtGCACTCTGACTGCCCAATTgccggtcagatattttcccatatcagactgttaccatCTGTCCGGAATGTGgatttttgttacaaaccaggaagctaaaaacacgattagaaaaaccaagtctgaCATGAACGCCATAAAACGCCATCCATAAATATCTCAACAGCATCGGAAAACACAAAGATTGAAAGCTGACCAGGTAACGATCGGACTATCTGTTAAGttagtggaggtgaagaaagagaACGGGACTGACTGTGagcccaacaccgtcagcagcagttttcatattcgggcgatacgataagtttgcgtgtttatatacaTAATAACCGCCTGCTCGGcccatcagacctctgtgtttttcacacAGACCTCACTGTGCTCTGTCCGTActaacacctcagtctgatatttccccggaCAGACCTCTCACTccgttaataatcctttagtatttAACGTTTGCAGAAAACATAACCTAATaattctgacaggacagtgaaatCAGTAAAAGATATTTATCGTGCAATAACATCATACTTTACAATGCAAAAATGTGAAGATTTACAAAATAGGACTGAAAACGAGTCAGAAAATCAAGTAAATTAAAATTTTGGTCTCGACCACAGCGCAGTCAGATGCAAGTTAAGACAGTCGATAAGCACGGAGGTTTTACATCATTACCCTTTAACAAGCGCTTACAAGTTCAAACGAAGCAGgcaacaaatcagaaaaaaaaaaaagttatcgttAACTTACGCTCGACATTTCTCCACCACTCCATAAGCCTGTCAAAGTCCTGAAAGAGAGCATGAGATTATCGATTATCAATGAAGATCTAAACACAAAACCAGCCTCTTGTTATAACTTAAACCCGATCACCAGCACTACACTAATTAAACCAACCTACAGTATAATGATCAATATTTTAACCAGCTGATCATCAGGATTTTCTCATCAGGTTCAACTGGTTTTGGCTTTAAACTGTTGGACATCAAGAATATATAGACTTAagtgtattttttaatcatttcaatttttttttttttaaagctttaaacCTTAAACAACTCAAAAGTAgtatgacctgattttaaagtggATTTATTCGTCCTAATACCTTGAGTTaaaacacaaacatactcaaagaaataaaaaaaaacattatatatATCAAATTGAATCTAAAAGGCTTTAAAACAGGTTTGAAATCGgtttaagaaagaaaaacaaaaattggaGAAAATATTAAACTAATTTAACATATTTTGGATCTAGAGAAGAAACACAGCCTTCACACAGTTTGCAAAACTGGTTTTGACTTATTTTAGTGTTTTAAACCAAGAACAGACTAGGCTTTTTTTAATGCTTCAAATGTgtttaaaatagttttaaatCTGAGTAGTTGATTCATAAAAGTCAAAATCCCTGAACAAACTGATTTAAACTGGATTTACTCTCATTAAATGGGAATAATTTGATTTTATACACAAACATACACCTATAAATCAGATCTGAAAGGCTTTAAACCATGTCTgaatccagtaaaaaaaaaaaaaatggtttcaaCTGGATTTAAAGTAGACAAGGTTGAGAAAGTGGTTTTGATTGAGGGTTAAGAACCAGGTGGATATATCTGGACTCCTGATGGGGCTTCCTGAGTTGAATAAGTGCTTGCTGCCGCGCTTGTGGTCATGTGATCTGCTTCACAAACTAACCTCTCTCTCTTCAGGCTCGGACGGATCAACTCGGAACTCCTCCAGCTGGTTAAACAGGGACTTCTTCCCCCCTTCATTCTGAGACAACAGAAATGTCAAAGCTGAATGTTCATTTATCAAAACTTAACAGAAAAAAACTCATTGTTTTCTACTGTACAGATGtaaaagtgtgatttttttttcttttaatcaaaAGTACAGTCCTCAGTTTCATTCGGTGTGAAGGAGGAAGTGACGGTGAAAGAGGTTTGAGTGTTCAGCAGAAGTAAAGACACAAAAATCTTCCACTGTCACATTGAAAAAGGAAGCAGCGAAAAAAGTTGGGGGACATAGCAGCCTCATCGTGTCCGATCTTGGTGCACAGACACACTGCGCACTGGGTGGGAGTCATGTGGAGCAGGCGGGGAAGGAAGAAAAACCACAACAAATAACATGCAGATGATAGTTTTCTCTGCTGTGAGCTGAGCGGACACTCTGAGGACAAACCCTGGAGATAAAGTCTGGCTTCAGGGAGGCCTCAAGTGAATGAAACAGCTTTTGTAAAGCTGGACAATGTATGAGAACAAAGCCCATGAGAcgcccaccaccaccatcaccgcACCGTCGTTTGTACAGATGGTTTACCTCAGCGTTGTTTTTGGCAGCTCCATCCTGCACATTCTTCTTAGCAATTCTGGCctgaaaaaaatcaaaacaaaaacaaaaaacagaattgcAGCAAGAAAAAGATCCAGACTTTTACTTTGTCCTACAGATTGTAGAgtctgggtgaattggagactcggctccgcaccttggaaaatcctatagctagccaggcccctgtagtcggtgcagaccaaggtagcttagccgccgttagttcccctccggcagatcccgagcagccgggaaagcaggccgactgggtgactgtgaggaggaagggtagtcctaaacagaagccccatgtacactgccaacccgttcacatctctaaacgTTTTTCGCCACTCGGCGATAcaaccgccgaggaacaaactctggttattggcgactctgttttgagaaatgtgaagttagcgacaccagcaaccatagtcaattgtcttccgggggccagagcaggtgacattgaaggaaatttgaaactgctggctaaggctaagcgtaaatttggtaagattgtaattcacgtcggcagtaatgacactcggttacgccaatcggaggtcactaaaattaacattgaatcggtgtgtaactttgcaaaaacaatgtcggactctgtagttttctctgggcccctccccaatcggaccgggagtgacatgtttagccgcatgttctccctgaattgctggctgtctgagtggtgtccaaaaaatgaggtgggcttcatagataattggcaaagcttctggggaaaacctggtcttgttaggagagacggcatccatcccactttggatggagcagctctcatttctagaaatctggccaattttcttaaatcctccaaaccgtgactatccagggttgggaccaggaagcagagttgtagtcttacacacctctctgcagcttctctccccctgccatcccctcattaccccatccccgtagagacggtgcctgctcccagaccaccaataaccagcaaaaacctATTTAAgcctaaaaattcaaaaagaaaaaataatatagcaccttcaactgcaccacagactaaaacagttaaatgtggtctattaaacattagatctctctcttcgaagtctctg contains these protein-coding regions:
- the LOC117505828 gene encoding hepatoma-derived growth factor-related protein 2-like, whose product is MSFNNSLWEKSSDSVEGEEETQENSETQSAPKQRKLAGAITKLNPFRSAYKAEKQMASDDEDLPQSGEKLPGNKQNSVVEAMNKLNPLRSANKKDSEEVELLKEKQVEEKPKSQVRTSPAQRDRKDRSETPPVPPIPVDEIMMGSTWHVEEQPQGPEHVQENKHRVPKERKGKQAETPKVPARPSAEELNGAKRHNGHKERRSHQNQSDDEGLGEEDELTASENKTTHVKKHKHLSPFMAQAADKASSDDEGLKEDESSSKEENDEKTEKTQPKEKKPKKRNPFMPRVKARIAKKNVQDGAAKNNAENEGGKKSLFNQLEEFRVDPSEPEEREDFDRLMEWWRNVELWEDTPQVEDMTEKEEAKAFAVTADKVQKGIRVFNKLFSERAESLWQHVIDMNSIADALDKFNKNTKIAQITGGSTSAIGGVATIAGLALAPVTMGTSLIVTAVGLGVATAGSLTTAGAGISNQVNNTMDRKKVEKIVEDYQEKMVDLNKCLKFIKQGIENLRKFDLIKMRKHAYNRDFPVLSSSFYEDGAMAGKAILINASEIMRVVQIANVAGSTAARAVQIASMATGVLTGLFVGMDIYFVAKDSKILKKGAKSEFAAKIREVTTQLHKGLVELNAIREELQSTTTPENNSADTTATSDFDKKEKEQKQYNSEEEEEDEIDRIKKAMKKDLEDGKYV